One window of Leifsonia sp. AK011 genomic DNA carries:
- a CDS encoding FAD-binding oxidoreductase → MTGYRGLSYWHDSVQDDLTPRAPLPGDRDADVAIVGGGLTGLWTAWYLLQRDPTLRIVVLEKEIAGFGASGRNGGWCSALFPRSTASLAAAYGREAAVAMRRAMIATVDEVGSVAASLGLDIDYVKGGTVSFARSPVQWTAAQEEAADAARYGVDTVELWGADRVRAAGSLGATFDPACARLHPAKLVRGLAHAVEDRGVVIHELTEVVDVEPGVVRTNRGTVRADAIIVALEGYTPTLNGHRRDLLPLYSLMIATEPLPESTWEEIGIEHGQTFTDFRHLLIYGQRTADNRFAFGGRGARYHWGSTVRDRFDRVQPVFDHLRRSLGELFPVIGDAKVTHGWGGPLGVPRDWHASVRWDRATGMGTAGGYVGDGLSTTNLAGRTLADLITDTESEVTGLPWVGHRSPRWEPEPLRFVGANAGLVAMTVADTEERMFGRPSVAAKLMAPLVGH, encoded by the coding sequence ATGACCGGCTATCGCGGGTTGTCGTACTGGCATGACTCTGTTCAGGACGACCTGACACCGCGCGCGCCGCTTCCCGGCGACAGGGACGCGGATGTTGCGATCGTCGGGGGCGGGCTTACGGGGCTGTGGACCGCGTGGTACCTGCTTCAGCGGGATCCGACGCTTCGTATTGTCGTGCTCGAGAAGGAGATCGCCGGATTCGGGGCCTCCGGCCGGAATGGCGGCTGGTGCAGCGCCCTGTTCCCGCGCTCCACGGCGTCGCTTGCCGCAGCCTACGGGCGGGAGGCCGCCGTGGCGATGCGCCGGGCGATGATCGCGACCGTCGACGAGGTAGGTTCCGTCGCGGCATCCCTCGGCCTCGACATCGACTACGTGAAAGGCGGCACGGTCAGCTTCGCGCGGTCACCGGTGCAGTGGACGGCAGCGCAGGAGGAAGCCGCGGATGCCGCGCGCTACGGCGTCGACACCGTCGAGCTCTGGGGTGCCGACCGCGTCAGGGCCGCTGGTTCCCTCGGCGCCACCTTCGATCCCGCCTGCGCCCGGCTGCACCCCGCGAAACTGGTGCGCGGCCTCGCCCACGCGGTCGAGGACCGTGGCGTTGTGATCCACGAGCTCACTGAGGTGGTGGACGTCGAGCCTGGCGTGGTCAGAACGAATCGGGGCACTGTTCGAGCCGACGCCATCATCGTGGCGCTCGAGGGCTACACGCCGACGCTCAACGGCCATCGACGCGATCTGCTCCCCCTCTACTCGCTCATGATCGCGACCGAGCCACTCCCCGAGTCGACCTGGGAGGAGATCGGGATCGAACACGGGCAGACGTTCACCGACTTCCGCCACCTCCTGATCTACGGCCAGCGAACCGCCGACAACCGATTCGCGTTCGGCGGTCGCGGCGCCCGCTACCACTGGGGAAGCACAGTGCGTGATCGCTTCGACAGGGTCCAGCCCGTGTTCGACCACTTGCGGCGGTCGCTCGGCGAGCTCTTCCCGGTCATCGGGGACGCGAAGGTCACCCATGGCTGGGGCGGACCGCTAGGGGTGCCCCGGGACTGGCACGCCTCCGTCCGATGGGATCGCGCAACGGGCATGGGAACGGCAGGCGGCTACGTCGGTGACGGCCTCAGCACCACGAACCTCGCGGGGCGCACGCTCGCGGATCTGATCACGGACACGGAATCCGAGGTCACGGGCCTACCCTGGGTCGGCCATCGGTCACCGCGGTGGGAACCCGAACCGCTGCGATTCGTCGGCGCCAACGCCGGCCTGGTCGCCATGACCGTTGCCGACACCGAGGAGCGGATGTTCGGCAGACCCTCGGTCGCTGCCAAGCTCATGGCGCCCCTCGTCGGCCACTGA
- a CDS encoding TetR/AcrR family transcriptional regulator, with protein sequence MPSAGRAPALSVEDRQAMIIERVIPLLLEHGREVTSRQIAEAAGVAEGTVFRAFGDKETLIEAAATAFLEGRHRVDLEPDIDPQLPLEKKLRLLVEGMRHRVRDVMRMAAVAGHRGPGAGEAQRLRFNAMISAVFDGDRAQLRIDPDELGDYLRMIAIASTIPIGSRQFSTDEIVGFLLHGLTLPPTSGV encoded by the coding sequence ATGCCCAGCGCAGGACGAGCGCCAGCGTTGTCGGTGGAGGACCGACAGGCGATGATCATCGAGCGAGTCATCCCACTGCTCCTCGAGCACGGTCGAGAGGTGACCTCGAGGCAGATCGCCGAGGCCGCGGGTGTCGCTGAGGGCACCGTCTTCCGTGCATTCGGCGACAAGGAGACGCTCATCGAGGCTGCCGCCACCGCATTCCTGGAGGGTCGGCACCGCGTCGACCTGGAACCGGACATCGACCCGCAGCTCCCCCTCGAGAAGAAGCTGCGTCTCCTGGTCGAGGGCATGCGACACCGCGTTCGGGACGTGATGCGGATGGCTGCGGTCGCAGGGCACCGCGGACCGGGCGCGGGCGAGGCGCAACGCCTCAGGTTCAATGCGATGATCTCGGCGGTCTTCGACGGCGATCGAGCTCAGCTCCGGATCGATCCGGACGAGCTGGGTGACTACCTCCGCATGATCGCCATCGCGTCGACCATACCGATCGGCTCCCGACAGTTCTCCACCGACGAGATCGTGGGATTCCTCCTCCACGGGCTAACCCTTCCCCCAACGAGCGGAGTCTGA
- a CDS encoding ABC transporter ATP-binding protein, with product MLLSLVLRFLRPHWPVVAAVVVFQLVQSIASLYLPSLNADIIDNGIATGDTAHILWIGLIMLGITLVQVAAAIIAVYFGARAAMAVGRDLRTAIFQRVGEFSEREVSRFGAPSLITRTTNDVQQVQVLVLTTFTLLVSAPILAIGGIVMALQQDVELSWIMVVAIPVLLVSIGLIISRMVPMFRLMQSRIDTVNRVLREQLSGIRVVRAFVREGLESRRFEQANEDVTQTAISAGRLFALVFPVVMLIMNVSSVAVLWFGAFRVDDGSMQIGALTAFLQYLMQILMAVMMATFMAILIPRASVSADRIGEVLATSTSVVLPTHGVSELPRSGSLELRGVEFSYPGAEQPVLRDISFVAQPGQTTAIIGSTGAGKTTLVNLLPRLFDATAGAVVLDGVDVRDLDPDVLWGRIGLVPQKAYLFSGTVASNLRYGKPDATDDELWRALEIAQAEDFVRAMPEGLDSPISQGGTNVSGGQRQRLAIARALVKRSEILVFDDSFSALDTATDARLRRALTRAERATTKIIVAQRVSTIVDADQILVIDDGEIVGRGTHDELLATNETYAEIVASQLKAEDAA from the coding sequence ATGCTTCTGTCTCTCGTGCTGCGATTCCTCCGGCCGCACTGGCCCGTTGTTGCCGCCGTGGTCGTGTTCCAACTCGTCCAATCGATCGCCTCGCTCTATCTGCCGAGCCTCAACGCGGACATCATCGACAACGGAATTGCGACGGGGGATACGGCCCACATCCTCTGGATCGGCCTGATCATGCTGGGCATCACACTCGTGCAGGTTGCCGCCGCGATCATCGCGGTGTACTTCGGTGCACGGGCGGCGATGGCAGTCGGGCGCGACCTGCGCACGGCGATCTTCCAGCGGGTCGGTGAGTTCTCGGAGCGGGAGGTCTCCCGTTTCGGCGCTCCGTCACTCATCACGAGGACCACCAACGACGTTCAGCAGGTCCAGGTGCTTGTCCTCACGACCTTCACACTCCTCGTGTCCGCCCCGATCCTCGCGATCGGAGGCATCGTGATGGCACTCCAACAGGACGTGGAGCTCTCCTGGATCATGGTCGTGGCGATCCCCGTTCTCCTGGTGTCCATCGGCCTCATCATCAGCAGGATGGTGCCGATGTTCCGGCTCATGCAGTCGCGCATCGACACGGTCAACAGGGTGTTGCGCGAGCAGCTGTCCGGCATCCGTGTCGTCCGCGCCTTCGTGCGTGAGGGGCTCGAGAGCCGGCGCTTCGAGCAGGCCAACGAGGATGTCACGCAGACCGCGATCAGCGCAGGCAGGCTCTTCGCCCTCGTGTTTCCCGTCGTCATGCTCATCATGAACGTCTCGAGCGTTGCCGTTCTCTGGTTCGGTGCGTTCCGCGTCGACGATGGCTCGATGCAGATCGGGGCCTTGACGGCCTTCCTGCAGTACCTCATGCAGATCCTCATGGCCGTGATGATGGCGACCTTCATGGCGATCCTCATCCCGCGCGCATCGGTGTCGGCCGACCGGATCGGTGAGGTGCTGGCCACGAGCACGTCGGTCGTTCTGCCCACGCACGGGGTGTCCGAGCTCCCGAGGAGCGGCTCCCTCGAGCTCCGCGGCGTCGAGTTCAGCTACCCCGGAGCCGAGCAGCCAGTGCTCCGCGACATCAGCTTCGTGGCGCAGCCCGGACAGACCACGGCGATCATCGGCAGCACGGGCGCGGGCAAGACCACCCTCGTCAATCTCCTGCCGAGACTCTTCGACGCGACGGCCGGTGCCGTGGTCCTGGACGGCGTGGACGTCAGGGACCTCGACCCGGACGTCCTGTGGGGCCGAATCGGCCTCGTGCCGCAGAAGGCCTACCTCTTCTCGGGGACGGTGGCGAGCAACCTGCGATACGGCAAGCCGGATGCCACGGACGATGAACTGTGGCGTGCGCTCGAGATCGCACAGGCCGAGGACTTCGTGCGGGCGATGCCGGAGGGGCTGGACTCACCCATCTCGCAGGGCGGCACCAACGTCTCGGGTGGTCAGCGCCAACGGCTCGCGATCGCGCGGGCCCTCGTCAAACGCAGCGAGATCCTGGTCTTCGATGACTCGTTCTCCGCGCTCGACACGGCAACGGATGCCCGGCTCCGTCGAGCACTCACCCGGGCAGAGCGCGCGACCACGAAGATCATCGTCGCGCAACGGGTGTCGACCATCGTCGACGCCGACCAGATCCTCGTGATCGACGACGGGGAGATCGTCGGCCGCGGTACTCACGATGAGTTGCTCGCCACCAATGAGACCTACGCAGAGATCGTGGCCAGCCAGCTGAAGGCGGAGGACGCAGCGTGA
- a CDS encoding ABC transporter ATP-binding protein, with protein sequence MPGRGGGPFGQAGMPVEKSMAFLPSAKRLLGRLRPHRMAVAWVVILSVISVTLSVIGPRLLGAATNLIFEGVISAQLPAGVTQEQFIEQLRASGDTQRADFLSGMTLVPGQGIDVSALQLVLGIALLLYVLSSVFSWLQGYVLNGVVQRTVFQLRADVEAKINRLPLSYVDKTQRGELLSRVTNDVDNIGQSMQQTLSQLVTSLLTVIGVLAMMVLISPVLALIAFVTIPLTFFITAQIAKRSQKLFVAQWTHTGALNAQIEEAYSGHALVKVFGRHREVEQRFAEKNDELYTASFGAQFVSGIIMPAMMFVGNLVYVAIAVVGGLFVSNGSLSLGDVQAFIQYSRQFTQPLSQLGSMANLLQSGVASAERVFELLDAEEQSPDPSEPESPREPEGRLAFENVSFSYDAEKPLIEDLSLVARPGHTIAIVGPTGAGKTTLVNLMMRFYEIDGGRITLDGVDIATMTRDDLRSRMGMVLQDTWLFAGTIRDNIAYGRPDATEEEILDAARATYVDRFVHSLPDGYDTVLDDEGSNISAGEKQLVTIARAFLARPSVLILDEATSSVDTRTEVLVQEAMKALRSDRTSFVIAHRLSTIRDADVILVMEAGAIVEQGNHEELLAARGAYFELYTSQFAAAITE encoded by the coding sequence ATGCCAGGGCGCGGCGGCGGACCATTCGGCCAGGCGGGGATGCCCGTCGAGAAATCGATGGCGTTCCTGCCGTCGGCGAAGCGGCTCCTGGGTCGCCTCCGACCGCACCGCATGGCTGTGGCGTGGGTTGTGATCCTCTCGGTCATCAGCGTGACCCTGAGCGTGATCGGACCGCGTCTGCTGGGTGCAGCGACCAACCTCATCTTCGAGGGCGTGATCTCCGCGCAGCTACCCGCGGGCGTGACACAGGAGCAGTTCATCGAGCAGCTTCGCGCGTCGGGGGATACCCAGCGCGCCGACTTCTTGAGCGGGATGACGCTCGTGCCCGGGCAGGGCATCGACGTGAGCGCCCTGCAGCTCGTTCTCGGAATCGCCCTCCTGCTCTACGTGCTCTCGTCGGTCTTCTCGTGGTTGCAGGGGTACGTGCTCAACGGCGTCGTCCAGAGAACGGTCTTCCAACTCCGGGCCGACGTCGAAGCGAAGATCAACCGCCTGCCGCTGAGCTACGTTGACAAGACGCAGCGCGGCGAACTCCTCAGTCGCGTGACGAACGACGTCGACAACATCGGTCAGTCGATGCAGCAGACGCTCAGCCAGCTCGTGACCTCGTTGCTGACGGTTATCGGCGTTCTCGCCATGATGGTGCTGATCTCGCCCGTCCTTGCGCTCATCGCGTTCGTGACCATTCCCCTCACCTTCTTCATCACCGCCCAGATCGCCAAGCGGTCGCAGAAGCTCTTCGTCGCCCAGTGGACCCACACGGGCGCGCTCAACGCGCAGATCGAGGAGGCGTACTCGGGCCACGCGCTCGTGAAGGTGTTCGGCAGGCACCGGGAGGTGGAGCAGCGGTTCGCGGAGAAGAACGACGAGCTGTACACCGCGAGCTTCGGTGCCCAGTTCGTCAGTGGCATCATCATGCCGGCGATGATGTTCGTCGGGAACCTCGTCTACGTCGCCATCGCCGTCGTCGGGGGTCTCTTCGTCTCGAACGGGTCACTCAGCCTCGGTGACGTTCAGGCGTTCATCCAGTACTCCCGGCAGTTCACCCAGCCGCTCAGCCAGTTGGGCTCGATGGCCAACCTGCTGCAGTCCGGCGTGGCATCCGCCGAGCGTGTGTTCGAGCTCCTCGACGCCGAGGAGCAGTCGCCCGACCCATCGGAGCCGGAGAGCCCGCGGGAGCCGGAGGGCCGCCTCGCGTTCGAGAACGTCTCGTTCAGCTACGACGCCGAGAAGCCGCTCATCGAGGATCTCTCCCTGGTTGCCCGACCTGGGCACACGATCGCCATCGTCGGGCCGACGGGAGCAGGCAAGACCACCCTCGTCAACCTCATGATGCGGTTCTACGAGATTGACGGCGGGCGCATCACGCTAGACGGAGTCGACATCGCGACCATGACGAGGGACGACCTCCGCTCCCGCATGGGCATGGTGCTCCAGGACACCTGGCTCTTCGCGGGCACCATCCGGGACAACATCGCCTACGGGCGCCCGGATGCCACGGAGGAGGAGATCCTGGATGCGGCCCGCGCAACCTATGTGGACCGGTTCGTCCATTCGCTCCCCGATGGCTACGACACCGTTCTCGACGACGAGGGTTCGAACATCAGCGCAGGTGAGAAACAACTCGTGACGATCGCACGGGCCTTCCTCGCCCGACCGAGCGTGCTCATCCTCGACGAGGCGACGAGTTCCGTGGACACCCGCACGGAGGTGTTGGTGCAGGAGGCGATGAAGGCCCTGCGGTCGGATCGCACGAGCTTCGTGATCGCCCACCGGCTCTCCACCATTCGCGATGCCGACGTGATCCTCGTGATGGAGGCTGGTGCGATCGTGGAGCAGGGCAACCACGAGGAGCTGCTCGCGGCGCGCGGCGCCTACTTCGAGCTCTACACGTCGCAGTTCGCCGCCGCGATCACGGAGTGA